In Osmerus eperlanus chromosome 17, fOsmEpe2.1, whole genome shotgun sequence, a single genomic region encodes these proteins:
- the mrps33 gene encoding 28S ribosomal protein S33, mitochondrial, protein MANLSNYAVRMARLSARIFGDVVRSTDSSSMKVVQLFKEQPMAQRREVYDWYPQHKIYYALTQKLRFMGLFRDEHEDFKDEMRRLKKLRGKGKPKKGEGKRATKKK, encoded by the exons ATGGCCAATCTGTCCAACTATGCTGTGCGTATGGCGCGCCTCAGTGCACGCATCTTTGGGGACGTGGTGCGCTCCACGGACTCCAGTTCCATGAAGGTTGTCCAGTTGTTCAAAGAGCAGCCCATGGCCCAGAGGAGGGAAGTCTACGACTGGTACCCTCAGCACAAGATCTACTATGCACTGACACAAAAGCTGAGGTTCATGGGATTGTTCAG AGATGAGCATGAGGACTTCAAGGACGAAATGAGGCGCCTAAAAAAACTACGAGGCAAGGGAAAACCAAagaaaggagaaggaaagagagctaCCAAGAAAAAATAA